The DNA sequence GCAGGTGCAGCGGTCGCGGCCAGGGCCGCATCCCGTAGAGCACTCCGGTCAGCACCGACACCACCGACCACACCGACAGCAGGATCCCCCCGGCTGCGGGGGCGCCGGCGGACGCGGTCGCCGCGATGACGCCGACCTCGGCGGTGCCGGCGACCAGGCCGAACCCGAGCGACGCGAGTGCCACCGTCCGCAGGCCGGGGCGCCGGAACACCCCGAGCAGGCCGCCCTCGACGGGCAGTGAGCCGTCGGCACGCTCGGCGCGGATGCGGGCCGACCGGCGTCGGACGGCCGCGGTCAGCGCGAACCAGGTGGTGCCGACGATCTCCGCGGTCGCCGCGACGACGAGCGCGGTGCCGGGCCACGGGGTCGCCACCACCAGGACCGCGGCCAGCGCCGGCCCCATGATGAAGAAGGTCTCGAGGCTGATCGCCTCGTAGGTGTAGGCGGCCTCCCGCCGCGGCCCCGGAGGGGTCAGGTCCGACCACAGGGCCCGCGACGAGCCCTCGAACGCCGGCGTCGCGAGCCCGGTGACCACTGCGACGGCGACGGTGAGCAGCAGCGCCGCCCGGGTCTCGATGCTGAGCACCAGTCCGGTGACGCACAGCGAGTAGACCGCGACGAGCAGCAGCATCGGCCGGGTCGGGCCCAACCGGTCGAGCACCCGTCCCTGCACGACGGTGCCGACGGCCGTCCCGACCAGCAGCGCCGCCGAGACCGCCCCGGCAACGGCGTAGGAGCCGTGGACCTCGCGGACGTAGAGCAGGGTGGCGAGGCTGTGCATCGCGATCGGGAAGCGGCCGATCACCGAGGCGCAGACCGGAGCCGCCGCCCCGGGCGTGCCCAGGGCGGCGCGGTAGTCGGACAGGGAGGCGGGCACCGCCCCAGCATCACATGGTCTGGGACGGCCGTACCAGTGGATTCAGCGCGCGCGGCGCGCGAGCCGCTCCGGCTCCAGGATCAGCACGCTCTTGCCCTCCAGGCGCAGCCAGCCGCGGTGCGCGAAGTCGGCGAGCGCCTTGTTGACGGTCTCGCGGGAGGCGCCGACGAGCTGCGCGATCTCCTCCTGCGTGAGGTCGTGGGTGACCCGCAGCAGCCCCGACTCCTGGGAACCGAACTGGCGTGCGAGCTGCAGCAGCGACTTCGCCACCCGGCCCGGAACGTCGGTGAAGATCAGGTCGGCGAGCATGTTGTTGGTGCGGCGCAGGCGGCGGGCCAGCACGCGCAGCAGCTGCTCGGCGATCTCCGGCCGCTTGCCGATCCACTCCCGCAGCGCGGCGCGGTCCATCGTGTAGCACCGCACCTCCGTGACCGCGGTCGCCGAGGACGTGCGCGGGCCCGGGTCGAAGATCGACAGCTCGCCGAACATGTCCGACGGTCCGGCCACCATGAGGAGGTTCTCCCGGCCGTCGGGGGACTTCCGACCGAGCTTCACCTTCCCACCGGACACGATGTAGAGGCGGTCGCCGGGCTCCCCCTCGGAGAAGATGACCTGCCCGCGGGAGAACTCGGCAGTCTCCAGAGCTTCGGCCAGCGCCTCGGCGGCCTGGGGCTCCACACCTTGGAAGATCCCTGCCCGGATCAGTACCTCGTCCACTGCAATGCTCCTCGTTCACCGGCCGTGTCGTCACGGCGGGTCGTCGGCGCGTCAGTGTAGAGGTCTTCGCCACACACGTGCGCACCACTGGCCCGATCGGATTGACATCCGATCGGGTCCGATTCGTCGCGGGGCGCTGTCACACGCCCGCACGAGATCTTGTCAGGCCGACGGGACCTGGCTCCGACGAGCCCCCCGGCGACGCCGGTTGCGCAGCCGGAACAGCTCGAGCGCGCGGCCGGTGCCGGACCGGAACAGGGCGCGGACCTCGTCCGGACGCGGCTGTTCGAGCATCTCGTCCAGCTCGTCCTGGCGCACGGTGGACTCTCGGAGGCGGGACTCCACGCGCTCCATACCGAGCGCGAAGAACATCACGAGCAGCGGGACGAGGACGCTCAACCAGGCAGTCATGGCGACTCCGATCCTCTCGTACGGGTTCGGAGCCCGGCCGGTCGGGGGTGGTCGCGTCGGAGGCTTCGTGACGCGTTCGTGACCTCGTAGCCCGTTCGGCGCACACCCGACCGGGGGCGGGCACCGCTCGTCGGACGCGTCGCCGCGCCGGACGGTCGACCACGCTCCGACGCGAACCGGACCGCGCGCGGCGACGAGCGGTGCACGGCGCGACACCGTGACACGACTGTCGGTGCCCACCCGTACGCTCGGTCACGTGAGCACCTCCGCCGGACGGACGTCGCGGGCGTCGCGGCCCACCCCCCGCGCCGCGGCCGGTCTGGCCGCGCGCGTCGCGGCCGGGGAGAGCCCGATCGGGCGAGCACGCCGGGTCAACCGCATCCTGCGGGCATTGGCCGAGGCCTATCCGCACGCGCACTGCGAGCTGGACTTCACCACCCCGCTCGATCTCGCCGTCGCGACGATCCTGTCCGCGCAGTGCACCGACGAGCGGGTCAACCAGGTCACCCCGGCACTGTTCACCCGGTACCCCGCCGCCGCGGACTACGCAGGCGCCGACCGGACCGAGCTCGAGGAGCTGATCCGCTCCACCGGCTTCTACCGGAACAAGGCGACGTCGCTGATCGGGCTGGGGGCCGCCGTCGTCGAGCGGCACGGCGGGGAGCTGCCGTCGACGCTGGACGAGCTGGTGAAGCTGCCGGGCATCGGGCGCAAGACCGCGAACGTCATCCTCGGCAACGCGTTCGGCGTCCCCGGGATCACCGTCGACACCCACTTCGGACGCCTGGTGCGCCGCTGGGGCTGGACGACCGAGGAGGACCCGGTCAAGGTCGAGCACGCGATCGGCGAGCTCGTCCCGCGCCGGGACTGGACGATCGTGTCCCACCACGTGATCTTCCACGGGCGCCGGGTCTGCCACTCCCGCAAACCGGCCTGCGGAGCCTGCACGCTCGCGGCGGACTGTCCCGCCTTCGGCCTCGGCCCCACCGATCCGGGCGAGGCCGCGGCGCTGGTCAAGGGGCCGGAACGGGACCATCTGCTCGCACTCGCGGGGATCGCGGGGCCCTCCGGGGACGGCCGGTGACCAGGACAGGCGCCTCCCGCTCCGAGATCGTGTCGACCGTGGTCGTCGTCGTCCTGGTGGCGATCGCGGTCTGGGCACTGTGGCCCTCGGGATCCACCACGGGTGGGGGCGCCGGCAGCGACCCCGCGGCGAGCGCAGCCCCGGCCGACCGGTCCGAGACCGACCTCGCCGCCGCGGACCCGCAGGCTCTGGCCGCCGCGCGCTCCTCGGCCCGGCTGGCCCCCTGCCCTGTCCCGTCCGGCGCCGCACCGGCCGGTCCGCTCGCCGGGATCACCGTGCCGTGCCTGGGCGCCGACGGCCGCACCGACCTGGGCGCCGCCCTGGCCGGGCGTCCGACGCTGGTCAACTTCTGGGCGTCGTGGTGCGTGCCGTGCCGCGAGGAGCTGCCCGCACTGCAGGCCTACGCGCAGCGGCCCGGCGCACTGCCGGTGCTCACCGTCGACGTGCAGGACGACCCGGTGGCCGCGCTGACCCTGTCCGCGCAGCTGGGGGTCACCCTGCCGGCCGTGATCGACCCGCAGCGGGCCGTGCGCCGCGCGCTGGACACCCCGCCGCTGCTGCCGGTCAGCTACGTGACCCGCGCCGACGGCGGCGTCGCGATGGTGGACCCGCCCGTCCCGTTCCGGACCGCCGACGACGTCGCGGCCGCCGTGGAGCGGTTCCGGTGACCGCGCACGCGGACATTCCGCAGGTGCCCGAGCCCGACCCCTCGGCGACCCCGGCGTCGCTGCGCCCGCTCGTCGACGGGGCGCTGGGCCTGGACCCGGCCTGGTTCGGGTGGCGACGCCTGCCGCCCGACAGCGGCGAACCGCGCCGGGCCTCGGTGCTGATGCTGTTCACCGACGCGGGGTCCGGGGGACCGGACGTGCTGCTCACCGAGCGCGCGGCGACGCTGCGCTCGCACGCCGGGCAGGTCGCCTTCCCCGGCGGCAGGCTCGACCCGACCGACACCGGCCCGGTGCACGCCGCGCTGCGGGAAGCCTGGGAGGAGACCGGGCTGGACCCGTCGGGGGTCGTGCCGCTGACCGTCCTGCCGGACCTGTTCATCCCGCCCACCGGCTTCCTGGTGACCCCGGTGCTGGCGCACTGGGCGTCGCCGTCGCCGGTGCGGGTGGTCGACGCCGCCGAGGTCGCCCGGGTCGTCCGGGTCCCGGTGGCGGTCCTGACCGACCCGGCGAACCGGTTCACCGTGCGCGGCCCCAGGGGGCACACCGGCCCCGCCTTCGACGCCGGGGGCCTGATGGTCTGGGGTTTCACCGCGGGCCTGCTGTCCGCGCTGCTGCAGCGGTCCGGTTGGGAGCGTCCGTGGGACGCCGGCCGGGTCCTCGATCTCGACGACGCCTGGGCCCGGGCCCGGCGGCACGAACCGGAAGGAGTCCGGGTGGACGACCACGGCGTGGTGGACCGGTGAGCATCAGCTGGGTCGACGTCGTCGTCGTGATCCTCGCTCTGCTGGCCGCGGCGTCCGGCTGGCGGCACGGGGTCGCGGTGGCACTGCTGTCGTTCGCCGGTGTGCTGACCGGCGCGGTGCTGGGGCTGCGGCTCGCCCCGTTGCTGGCCGGGCAGGTGGAGTCCCAGCCGGGGAAGGTGCTGCTCGGGATCGGTGTGGTGGTGCTGCTCGTCGCGCTCGGTGAGGCGACGGGCGTCTATCTCGGACGGTTCATCCGCGACCGGATCCGCGGCGAGGGCACCCTGAAGGTCGACTCCACCCTGGGCGCCGGCGTGCAGGCGGTCGCGGTGGTGGTGGCGGCCTGGCTGATCGCGCTGCCGCTGTCCTCGACGAGCTTCTCCACCCTGACCAGCGGCCTGCGCGACTCGCGGGTGCTCGCCGGGGTGGACGACGTGATGCCGGACGCGGCACGCAAGCTCCCCGCCGAGCTGCGCCAGCTCCTCGACGACTCCGGCTTCCCCGACGTCGTCAGCCCGTTCTCGCGGACACCGGTCGCCGCGGTCGGCCCGCCGGACTCCGCGCTCGCGCAGTCCCCGGTGGTCACCGAGGTCCGCGACCGGGTGCTGAAGGTGCGCGGGCGCGCCCCGTCCTGCCGTCGCGCGCTGGAGGGGACCGGGTTCGTCGTCGCCCCGCAGCGGGTGATGACCAACGCGCACGTCGTCGCCGGGACCTCCAGCACCACCGTCGAGGTGACGACGTCCAGCGGACGGACCCGCCAGCTCGACGCCCAGGTCGTCTACTACGACCCCGAGGTCGACGTGGCCGTGCTCGACGTGCCCGACCTCGACGAGCAGCCGCTGCAGTTCAGCCCGGACCCGGCCGCCGTCGGCGACGACGTGATCATCCTGGGCTACCCGCTGGACGGCCCGTACACGGTCACCCCTGGCAAGATCCGCGAGCGGATCCGGCTGCGCGGACCGGACATCTACGAGCAGGGCAGCGTGCTGCGCGACGTCTACACCGTCCGCGCGGTGGTGCGCTCCGGGAACTCCGGCGGCCCGATGATCACGCCCGACGGACGGGTGGTCGGCGTCGTGTTCGGCGCCGCGCTGGACGACACCGAGACCGGCTTCGTACTGACCGCCGAGCAGGTCGGGCAGGCGTTGAACGTGGCGGCGAGCGGCGCCTCGTCCCCCGCCGACACCGGGAACTGCGCCTCCTGACCCCACCGTAGATCGTGCCACGATCCGGGAATGAATGGCCGGATCGTGGGACGAATGCTTAGCGTGGGTACATGACCTCCGCCGATGTGACCCGCACCCGGCGTCGCTGGCTGGTGCTCACGGTGGGGGTGTTCGCGCAGACGGCGGCCTGCTCGTTCGTCTACGGGCTGCCCTTCGTGGTGCCGCTGCTGCGCGACTCGGCCGGACTGACGCTGGCGCAGGCCGGCGCCTACGTCGGGGCCCCGACGGTGGGCCTGCTGTGCACCCTCGTCCTGTGGGGGGCGGCCGCGGACCGGTCCGGCGAACGCGGCGTGATGACGATCGGGCTCGTGCTGTGCGCGCTGGCCGTCGGGATGGCCGCACTGCTCCCGCTCGGGCCGGGTCCGGCGCTGCTGGTGCTGCTCGGGCTCGGCGGCGCGGGGGCAGCGTCGGTGTTCGCCGCCAGCGGCCGGATGGTGATGGGGTGGTTCGCCGTCCACGAGCGCGGGACCGCGATGGGCATCCGGCAGACCTCGCAGCCGCTGGGGGTCGCGGTGGCCGGCCTGACGCTGCCGACGCTCGGCGCGGCCGTCGGGCCGTTCCGGGCGCTGGCGCTGCCCGCGGTGCTGTGCCTGGTCGCGGCGGTGCTGGTGCTGACGCTGGCCCCGGATCCGCCCCGACCGCAGCGGCCTGCCGGTGCGGAGCCGGAGCGTTCCCCGTACCGGACGTCCGTGCTGTGGCGGGTGCACGGCGCCAGCGCACTGCTGGTCGTCTCGCAGTTCGCGGTGTCGGCGTTCGGCACCGAGTACCTGGTCCGGGAGCAGGGCTGGAACGTCGCCGCGGCGGGCGCCTTCGTCGCGTGCGGCCAGGTCGCCGGGGCCGCCGGGCGGATCGCGACCGGGGCCTGGTCGGACCGAGTCAGGTCGCGGCTGCGCCCGATGCGCCAGGTCGCGGTGGCCGCGACCCTGGTGCTGCTGCTGTTCGCCCTCGGCGACGCCGTCGCCGGGTGGCTGGCGGTGACGATGCTGGCCGTCGGAGCGGTCGTCACCGTCGCCCCGAACGGCCTGGCGTTCACCAGCACCGCCGAGATCGCCGGCCCGGCCTGGTCCGGGCGTGCGCTGGGCGTGCAGAACACGGGGCAGAACGCCGTCGCCTCGGTCGTCCCCGCCGCCCTGGGACTGCTGGTCGGCACGACCGGCTACGCGGCGGCCTTCGCGATCGCCGCGGTCGCGCCGCTGGCCGCGGTGCTGGTCACCCCGGTCCGCGAGGAGCGACGGCGTCAGGGCGACGACGTGTAGGCGAAACCGTCCCCGGCCCGCCGGACACGGCCGGGGGTGAAGTGCGACGGCAGCAGCAGCCCGCCGGAGCGGGCGAGGCGCTCGCACAGGTCGCGTCGGGTACGGGCGGCACGGGCCGGATCGGCGTCGCCCGCCTGCGCGAGGTCGAGGTCGTCGAACTGCAGCGGGTGGTGCAGGACGTCGCCCCCGATCACCACCTCCGGCCCATCGGGCGGCCCGATCTCGACGACGAGGTGGCCGGGGGTGTGCCCGGGCGCGACACGCAGCCGCACCTCGTGACCGAGATCGACATCGACGCCGTCGCCGACCGGGTCGACCAGACCCGCGTCCAGGACCGGCGCGACGCTGTCCTCCCAGGTCCGGGCCAGTCCCTCGGCGACGCCGGAGCCGGGGGCCGAGCGGTGCACCGCACCCAGCCACGCCAGCTCGGTCCGGGACACCAGGTGCCGCGCCCCGGGGAAGGCGGGGCGGGCGTCGGCGGTGGTCAGCCCGCCGCAGTGGTCCGGGTGCAGGTGGGAGCAGACGACGACATCGATCTCCTCGGGCGCGACCCGTGCGGCGAGCCGGGCCGCGTACCCGGCGTCGAGCAGATGGTGGGCGGGCAGGCCGGGGCGGTGCCGGCCGTCGCCGTTGCCGGCATCGACGAGGACGGTCAGGTCCGGGGTGCGGACGAGGTGGGTGGCGATCACCAGGGAGATCGGCCCGTCCGAGGGGTGGGCCGGGAACATCTCGCGGACGCCGAAGGGCCAGTCGTCGAGCTCGGTGATCCGCTCGACCGTCACGGGTCCGCGCAGCTGGATGGTCACGCCGTGATCGTCGGTGCCTCCGGCGCGATGCGGGAGTCCCCGGCCCGGGGTATCCCGCGCAGGGAGTGGCTCGGGTCGCTCCGGTGCGGACAATGGGGGTCGTGACGGCTCTCGGTGAGTTCCTGGCGGCGCGACGGGCACGGCTCGATCCCGACGCGTTCGGGCTGCCGACGACCGGCGCGCGGCGGGTCCCCGGGCTCCGCCGGGAGGAGCTGGCCGGTCTCGCCGGGGTCAGCCCGTCGTACTACACACGGCTCGAACAGGGACACTCCCGCGGTGCCTCCCCCGCGGTGCTCGACGCCATCGCCCGGGTGCTGGCCCTGGACAAGGGCGAGCGGGCCCACCTGCACCGGATCGCCGCGACGGCGGCCCGCCCCGTCCCGCTGCGCAGCGCACCGCCCGAGTGCATCGACGCCCGTACCGCCGACCTGCTGGCCGCCATGCCGGACGTGCCCGCGTTCGTCCTCGGCCGGTCCGGGGACGTGCTGGCCTGGAACCCGCTCGGGCACGCGCTACTCGCGGCGCACCTGGATCCACTCTCCCCGGCCTGCCCGCGGCACCGCCCGAACCTGGTCGCGATGGCGGTGCTGGACCCGCACGTGCGGGCCCTCTACGCCGATCCGGTCGCCCGCACCCGCGCCCTGGTGGCCGCCCTGCGCCTGGCGGCCGGGCGCCGTCCCGACGACGCGCGGCTGTCCGCGCTGGTCGGGGACCTGTCCGTGCGCAGCGACGAGTTCGCCCGGCTGTGGGCCGACCACCGGGCGCACCCCTGCGCACAGGAACGGCACACGCTGCGACACCCGCTGGTCGGCGAGCTGACACTCGACCACCAGGTGCTCGACGTCGGCCGGACGCCCGACCGGACGGTGCTGGTGCTGACCGCACCGCCCGGCAGCCCGGACAGCGACGCGCTCGGGCTGCTGGGGCGGCAGGTCAGCGGGTGATCGTCTGGTCCCGCCCGGGCCCGACGCCGATCGCGGACACCGGCGCGCCGGTGAGCTCCTCGATCCGCGCCACGTAGGCCTGGGCGGTGGCCGGCAGGTCCTCCCAGGTGCGGGCGGCGGACAGGTCCTCGACCCAGCCGGGCATCTCCTCGTAGACCGGGACGGCGTGGTGGAAGCCGGTCTGGGTCATCGGCATCTCGTCGACGCGGTGGCCGTCGACCTCGTAGCCGACGCAGATCGGCACCGACTCCAGCCCGGACAGCACGTCCAGCTTGGTGAGGAAGAGGTCGGTGATGCCGTTGACCCGCACCGCGTAGCGCCCGATGACGGCGTCGAACCAGCCGCAGCGCCGCGCACGGCCGGTGTTCACACCGACCTCGCCGCCGGTCTTGCGGAGGAACTCACCCATCTCGTCGTGCAGCTCGGTCGGGAACGGGCCGGAGCCGACGCGGGTGGTGTAGGCCTTCAGGATCCCGATCACGCGGGTGATCTTGTTCGGGCCGATGCCGGACCCGACCGACGCGCCGCCCGCGGTCGGGTTCGAGCTGGTCACGAAGGGGTAGGTGCCGTGGTCGACGTCGAGCAGGGTGCCCTGCGACCCCTCCAGCAGCAGCGTCTCGCCGCGCTCCAGGGCCTCGTTCAGGAGCAGCCGGGTGTCGACGATCTTGTCGGCGAACTCCTTCGACTGCTCCAGGACGGTGTCGACGACCTCGTTGAAGTCCAGCGAGCGCCGGTTGTAGACCTTGACCAGGATCTGGTTCTTCAGCTCGAGCGCGGCCTCGACCTTCTGGTGCAGGATCTTCTCGTCGAGCAGGTCCGCGGCGCGGACGCCGACCCTGGCGACCTTGTCCTGGTACGCCGGGCCGATGCCGCGACCGGTGGTGCCGATCTTGGCCTTGCCCAGGTAGCGTTCGGTGACGCGGTCGATCGCCACGTGGTACGGCATGATCAGGTGCGAGTCGGCCGAGATCAGCAGGCCGGAGGTGTCGACGCCGCGCCGCTCCAGGCCCGCCTTCTCCTCGATCAGCGCCTCGGGGTTCACGACGACCCCGTTGCCGATCACGTTCTTCACGCCCGGGGACAGGATCCCGGACGGGATGAGCTTCAGCGCGAAGTCGCGACCGTCCGGCGTGACGACGGTGTGGCCGGCGTTGTTGCCGCCCTGGTAGCGGACGACCCAGCCGAACTGTCCGCCCAGCAGGTCCGTCGCCTTGCCCTTGCCCTCGTCGCCCCACTGGGCGCCGATCAACACGATTGCGGGCATGTAAGAGACTCCAGTTCACACACGCTCGTCACGGTCGCGGACCCGGGCGTGATTTCCGGTTTCCGCGGCGAGGAGGGTACTCGATCAGTGGTTCCGACCGATCCCGAAGCGGTGCTCCTCGACTGCCTGCCGCAGCGGCGTCACCGTCTTCCCTTCCACGGTATCCGGCTCGGCGCGCGGCGGGAACGCCCACCGTCGTCGCTGGTGTCCGATCCCGCGGTGCGTTCGGTCACCGTGGGTCCGCGCCCCGGGAAGGCGGAGGTCGACGCCCTCCTCCCGGCGCGGCGGCTCATCGTGCACGGTGACGACGCCGACCTCGCCGCAGTCCTGGTCCGGTTGCTGCGTCGCGACGCACTCGACACCGAGGTCGCCTACCTGCCGGTGTCGCGCCGGTCCCGCGCCGCCGCGAACTGGGGTCTCCCGACCCGGTTCGACGACGCCGTCGCCCTCGCCCGGTCCGGCACCGCGCGCGAGATGCCGCTGGTGCGCGACGACAACGGCGGTGTTCTCGCCGGCCGCGGGGAGATCCCCGACCTCTACGGCGAGGCCTACTGCGATGCGACGCGGGTGCTGCACGGCCGCGTGAAGACGCTCGTCGTCGACGCAGGGCCGGAGGGAGTCCAGGTGCGTGCGGGGCGTGGGGTGACCGGAGCGACCGGGCGGGCGATCCAGATCGGGACGACGGGTGCGACGCCCGTCCGGGACGGCGTCCCGCACCCGCGGGAGATCAAGCGCTGGGCCTGGTACAAGCACACCGAGCCGTGGCGACCGGTGCTGCCGGGCTGATCAGCGGCCGGGGTCCTCGGGGGCGAGGACGGCGTCGGTCGCGGTGACACCGACGTCGAACACCTCGTCGGTGGGGACGACGTAGCGGTTGCGGTGGTCCTGCCCGTCCGCACGACCTCCCGGGACGCCACCGGCCATCGGGCCGTAGCCGGCGCCACCCCGTGCCTCCGCCGCCCGGCTGCCGGTCCACGAGTCGGTCGCACCGCCGCTCCGCGGGCCGGTGGTACGGGGCTCGGTGCCCCACGCCGTCCCGGACCCCACACGGCTCCCCGGCGAGTGCGGCTCGGCCGACGCCCCCGGCAGCCGCGCGGTGCCGCGGGAGTCGCCGAACGGGGAGCCGTAGCCGCCCCGGCCCGCTCCGGTGCCGCCACCGTAGGAGCCGGTCCCGCCGGGTCGGGGCTCCGTGACGGGCCGGACGAGCTGCTGCCGCCGGACCTGGTCACCGAACCGGCGTGCGAGGTCCTCGCGGGTACGGGCGGCATCCGGCACCGGGGTCCGGGGCGGGATCCGCGTGCGGTCCGGAGCGGGCGGGGTGCGGAGACCCGGGGCTGGGACACCCCCTCCGCCGGCGCTCGACGCCGGTCCGTTCGGCAGCGGGACGACGGGCGAGTACCCGGCACCGGGTCCGGCACCGCCACCCGACACGCCCACGGAGCCTCCGCCTGCGCCGCCGACCGGCGGGGCAGGGGACGCCGCCCCACCCGGGGGAGGCCCGATGCCGGCCGGTCCCGGCGCCGGACCGGAGCCGCCGCCCGGAGGGGCGGGGACGTTCGCGCCGACGGAGACGCCGGGCTGCGGCCCCGACGCTCCGCCGCCCCCGGACGTCGCGCCCGGCGTCGACCCGGCCGGGGGCGCGGCGGCGGCCTCGGTGGTGAAGCGGTCGTCGATGGCCGAGGTCTCGGACTCGTACTGCTGGAGCGCGCGGTTCGCGATCTCGTCGTTGATCTGGTTGTGCTCGGCGATGGTGACGTGGTCGGTGCCCCGGCCCTGGAGGGACTGCCAGGCCTCGCTGATGTTGTCGCCCGCGCGCTGGATCCAGGAGAACTCGGCCGGGTCCATGAACCGGACCTGACCGCGCATGCGCTCGAACGCGCTGCCGTGGTCGAGCATGCGGTCGGCGCCGTTCTGGGCGACGGTCGCGGTGCCGTCGACGCCGGTCGCGGTGCGATCCAGGGATTCCTGGGCCGCCTGGGCGGCCGGGCCCTGCCACGAGATGCCGAGGTCGGCCATTCCGCGGTCGAGGGTCTGCTTGGTCGCCGCCATGTCGTCGACGAGGGAACGCAGGCTGTCCGCTGTCTGCCGGGTCGCCTCGGCGCCCGGTTTGCCGAGGATCCATGCCGACTTCGTGGC is a window from the Pseudonocardia sp. HH130629-09 genome containing:
- the nth gene encoding endonuclease III; amino-acid sequence: MGRARRVNRILRALAEAYPHAHCELDFTTPLDLAVATILSAQCTDERVNQVTPALFTRYPAAADYAGADRTELEELIRSTGFYRNKATSLIGLGAAVVERHGGELPSTLDELVKLPGIGRKTANVILGNAFGVPGITVDTHFGRLVRRWGWTTEEDPVKVEHAIGELVPRRDWTIVSHHVIFHGRRVCHSRKPACGACTLAADCPAFGLGPTDPGEAAALVKGPERDHLLALAGIAGPSGDGR
- a CDS encoding adenylosuccinate synthase — its product is MPAIVLIGAQWGDEGKGKATDLLGGQFGWVVRYQGGNNAGHTVVTPDGRDFALKLIPSGILSPGVKNVIGNGVVVNPEALIEEKAGLERRGVDTSGLLISADSHLIMPYHVAIDRVTERYLGKAKIGTTGRGIGPAYQDKVARVGVRAADLLDEKILHQKVEAALELKNQILVKVYNRRSLDFNEVVDTVLEQSKEFADKIVDTRLLLNEALERGETLLLEGSQGTLLDVDHGTYPFVTSSNPTAGGASVGSGIGPNKITRVIGILKAYTTRVGSGPFPTELHDEMGEFLRKTGGEVGVNTGRARRCGWFDAVIGRYAVRVNGITDLFLTKLDVLSGLESVPICVGYEVDGHRVDEMPMTQTGFHHAVPVYEEMPGWVEDLSAARTWEDLPATAQAYVARIEELTGAPVSAIGVGPGRDQTITR
- a CDS encoding MFS transporter, encoding MPASLSDYRAALGTPGAAAPVCASVIGRFPIAMHSLATLLYVREVHGSYAVAGAVSAALLVGTAVGTVVQGRVLDRLGPTRPMLLLVAVYSLCVTGLVLSIETRAALLLTVAVAVVTGLATPAFEGSSRALWSDLTPPGPRREAAYTYEAISLETFFIMGPALAAVLVVATPWPGTALVVAATAEIVGTTWFALTAAVRRRSARIRAERADGSLPVEGGLLGVFRRPGLRTVALASLGFGLVAGTAEVGVIAATASAGAPAAGGILLSVWSVVSVLTGVLYGMRPWPRPLHLRLPVLLAGFAVLVTVMGLVSPLGSLTLLTVVMMAAGALITPQVTAHSLGVEQTAPAGSATEAFNWMVMAAVLGVSAGQAVSGGMIDLVGTGGYAAGGALGVLVAVLLWLRRGSVADTEPRVVVAGSPA
- a CDS encoding MBL fold metallo-hydrolase produces the protein MTIQLRGPVTVERITELDDWPFGVREMFPAHPSDGPISLVIATHLVRTPDLTVLVDAGNGDGRHRPGLPAHHLLDAGYAARLAARVAPEEIDVVVCSHLHPDHCGGLTTADARPAFPGARHLVSRTELAWLGAVHRSAPGSGVAEGLARTWEDSVAPVLDAGLVDPVGDGVDVDLGHEVRLRVAPGHTPGHLVVEIGPPDGPEVVIGGDVLHHPLQFDDLDLAQAGDADPARAARTRRDLCERLARSGGLLLPSHFTPGRVRRAGDGFAYTSSP
- a CDS encoding helix-turn-helix domain-containing protein, with protein sequence MGVVTALGEFLAARRARLDPDAFGLPTTGARRVPGLRREELAGLAGVSPSYYTRLEQGHSRGASPAVLDAIARVLALDKGERAHLHRIAATAARPVPLRSAPPECIDARTADLLAAMPDVPAFVLGRSGDVLAWNPLGHALLAAHLDPLSPACPRHRPNLVAMAVLDPHVRALYADPVARTRALVAALRLAAGRRPDDARLSALVGDLSVRSDEFARLWADHRAHPCAQERHTLRHPLVGELTLDHQVLDVGRTPDRTVLVLTAPPGSPDSDALGLLGRQVSG
- a CDS encoding TlpA family protein disulfide reductase, encoding MTRTGASRSEIVSTVVVVVLVAIAVWALWPSGSTTGGGAGSDPAASAAPADRSETDLAAADPQALAAARSSARLAPCPVPSGAAPAGPLAGITVPCLGADGRTDLGAALAGRPTLVNFWASWCVPCREELPALQAYAQRPGALPVLTVDVQDDPVAALTLSAQLGVTLPAVIDPQRAVRRALDTPPLLPVSYVTRADGGVAMVDPPVPFRTADDVAAAVERFR
- a CDS encoding MarP family serine protease; the encoded protein is MSWVDVVVVILALLAAASGWRHGVAVALLSFAGVLTGAVLGLRLAPLLAGQVESQPGKVLLGIGVVVLLVALGEATGVYLGRFIRDRIRGEGTLKVDSTLGAGVQAVAVVVAAWLIALPLSSTSFSTLTSGLRDSRVLAGVDDVMPDAARKLPAELRQLLDDSGFPDVVSPFSRTPVAAVGPPDSALAQSPVVTEVRDRVLKVRGRAPSCRRALEGTGFVVAPQRVMTNAHVVAGTSSTTVEVTTSSGRTRQLDAQVVYYDPEVDVAVLDVPDLDEQPLQFSPDPAAVGDDVIILGYPLDGPYTVTPGKIRERIRLRGPDIYEQGSVLRDVYTVRAVVRSGNSGGPMITPDGRVVGVVFGAALDDTETGFVLTAEQVGQALNVAASGASSPADTGNCAS
- a CDS encoding MFS transporter, encoding MTSADVTRTRRRWLVLTVGVFAQTAACSFVYGLPFVVPLLRDSAGLTLAQAGAYVGAPTVGLLCTLVLWGAAADRSGERGVMTIGLVLCALAVGMAALLPLGPGPALLVLLGLGGAGAASVFAASGRMVMGWFAVHERGTAMGIRQTSQPLGVAVAGLTLPTLGAAVGPFRALALPAVLCLVAAVLVLTLAPDPPRPQRPAGAEPERSPYRTSVLWRVHGASALLVVSQFAVSAFGTEYLVREQGWNVAAAGAFVACGQVAGAAGRIATGAWSDRVRSRLRPMRQVAVAATLVLLLFALGDAVAGWLAVTMLAVGAVVTVAPNGLAFTSTAEIAGPAWSGRALGVQNTGQNAVASVVPAALGLLVGTTGYAAAFAIAAVAPLAAVLVTPVREERRRQGDDV
- a CDS encoding NUDIX hydrolase, whose amino-acid sequence is MTAHADIPQVPEPDPSATPASLRPLVDGALGLDPAWFGWRRLPPDSGEPRRASVLMLFTDAGSGGPDVLLTERAATLRSHAGQVAFPGGRLDPTDTGPVHAALREAWEETGLDPSGVVPLTVLPDLFIPPTGFLVTPVLAHWASPSPVRVVDAAEVARVVRVPVAVLTDPANRFTVRGPRGHTGPAFDAGGLMVWGFTAGLLSALLQRSGWERPWDAGRVLDLDDAWARARRHEPEGVRVDDHGVVDR
- a CDS encoding Crp/Fnr family transcriptional regulator, whose protein sequence is MDEVLIRAGIFQGVEPQAAEALAEALETAEFSRGQVIFSEGEPGDRLYIVSGGKVKLGRKSPDGRENLLMVAGPSDMFGELSIFDPGPRTSSATAVTEVRCYTMDRAALREWIGKRPEIAEQLLRVLARRLRRTNNMLADLIFTDVPGRVAKSLLQLARQFGSQESGLLRVTHDLTQEEIAQLVGASRETVNKALADFAHRGWLRLEGKSVLILEPERLARRAR